Proteins encoded together in one Bos javanicus breed banteng chromosome 6, ARS-OSU_banteng_1.0, whole genome shotgun sequence window:
- the SRD5A3 gene encoding polyprenol reductase translates to MATWAGTEVSALNPLRAFWLTLAATFLLTLLLQLVPPGLLPGCAFFQDLIRYGKTKEGAPPRPAACRAFDVPKRYFSHFYIISVLWNGFLLWSLTHSLFMGAPFPNWLHGLLRILGTAQFRGGELALSAFLVLVFLWLHSLRRLFECVYVSVFSNAVIHAVQYCFGLVYYVLVGLTVLSQVPLDGRNVYVIGKNLLMQARWFHILGMMMFIWSSAHQYKCHVILSNLRKNKAGVVIHCNHRIPFGDWFEYVSSPNYLAELLIYISMAVTFGFYNLTWWLVVTYVFFNQALSAFLSHKFYKSKFISYPKHRKAFLPFLF, encoded by the exons ATGGCTACGTGGGCGGGGACCGAGGTCTCGGCGCTGAACCCGCTGCGCGCCTTTTGGCTCACGCTTGCTGCCACCTTCCTACTGACCCTGCTGCTGCAGCTCGTGCCGCCCGGCCTGCTTCCGGGCTGCGCGTTCTTCCAGGACCTGATCCGCTATGGAAAAACCAAGGAAGGGGCGCCACCGCGCCCGGCCGCCTGCCGGGCCTTTGATGTTCCCAAGAG GTATTTTTCGCATTTCTACATCATCTCAGTGCTGTGGAACGGGTTTCTGCTTTGGAGCCTTACCCACTCTCTGTTCATGGGAGCACCTTTTCCAAACTGGCTTCACGGTCTGCTCAGAATTCTTGGGACTGCGCAGTTCCGAG GGGGTGAGCTCGCACTGTCTGCATTCTTGGTGCTAGTGTTTCTGTGGCTGCACAGCCTGCGAAGACTGTTTGAGTGCGTCTACGTCAGTGTCTTCTCCAATGCCGTGATCCACGCCGTGCAGTACTGTTTTGGACTTGTGTACTATGTCCTTGTTGGCCTAACTGTGCTGAGCCAAGTGCCCCTGGACGGCAGGAACG TCTATGTGATAGGGAAGAATCTCTTGATGCAGGCTCGGTGGTTCCATATCCTCGGAATGATGATGTTCATCTGGTCATCTGCCCATCAGTATAAATGTCATGTCATTCTCAGCAATCTCAGGAAAAACAAAGCAG GAGTGGTCATTCACTGTAACCACCGAATCCCTTTTGGAGACTGGTTTGAATACGTCTCTTCCCCTAACTACTTGGCAGAGCTGCTGATCTACATTTCCATGGCTGTCACCTTCGGTTTCTACAACTTGACTTGGTGGCTCGTGGTAACATATGTCTTCTTCAACCAGGCCCTGTCTGCTTTCCTCAGCCACAAATTCTACAAAAGCAAATTCATCTCCTACCCGAAGCACAGGAAAGCTTTCCTGCCATTTCTGTTTTAA